Within the Amaranthus tricolor cultivar Red isolate AtriRed21 chromosome 15, ASM2621246v1, whole genome shotgun sequence genome, the region CATGGCTTACTCCAAAGATGCAGTGTTCACATCAACCACACACATACTAGATAAATGATGTTTCAAAATATATCTTGCATAGAAGAACATTCCAACAATTGAAACCCTTATCACAAACTCTCTTTACCCCACAATATAGTGCCTTATTGATATACAACAATACAATTCCATTATCACAAACTCTTCACCCACGATAAAGTccttaataatataaaacaaaccagCCTAGGTGGGAAAGGGAGCTCAAATATACATGGACTTGCCTATGCAATAACAAAAAGGTTGTTTATAAGTGATCCTCAAACTCTTATTACAAGTCACAATTTACGCCGTAAAGTCTTGTTGTCCCTCAATCCTCACAACTTTCTCTTCACACGACAtccttttaattaattataactcTTTAAATTTGTGTCATTGTTATCATAGAGAGCATTTGGGACTCATACATGATAACTATGTACACGAACAACTATGATGCAGAGTGAAAATACATTGCTTAAAGTCATAGAGAAGCAGTTTGAACCTATTTTGAGTTCCCATGAACACAGTATAAAATATGCGCTTTGCGAACTCCTTGCTATCACTTGGGAATTGTCCTTCAGGATACTGGCCAATCCTAATTGCATCCATTTTCACTTGCTCATCCCCATTTTCAATTTCTATAAATCAGAACacctatattttaaaataaaccataGAACAATATATAGAGTAAAAAAACATTGGAAGATTTCACCCAAGGGCCAAGAGTACAAAATGACagcaaaaatttaaaagaataagaCCAGATCCCAATCATCCTTGTAATCATTATATACATATCCAACGAGTTAATACCGTAAAATAATAAGTACGTTTGTCAACTCACCTTGGACAACAAGCTGACACATACAACCAACAATTGCTGCAACAGAGGAACTATCAGCACCTCCAGAGAGGGGAAGCAAGAAACCAGAAGCTCCACTTCTTCTTAAATAGTCCCATAGCCAACAAGCAGGTCCAAAAGCTATCTCTTCCTCAGGTTCATGATACTTGATCTACAAGTCACCATTGGATCTTAAAAAATCGATAGGTATAGACAAAACTGTAAAAATGATCAGTCGGATGGTTTTCATGAAATCAttcgggtttttttttttttgtgataaatTCGGGATGTTTCTAGTTTCACCAAGCCCGGATTGCCCCAACGGTTAatgcttttgatttttttcttgtcataaaatttttttgaaaaaaattataatatagtatatatttcatatattataattgcaaaaaaaacataaatgttATAAAAGTTACTTTCTTATAATAGTAGATCAATATACAACTTTTAAGCCTTCAACAAGGAAAAATCGAAACAAAACACAAAACTTGGTTGGAAGTATAGTAAGCCTCGACTCAAAAGTAATGATGTGGAACTAACAAATTTGACCAAATTTGCTAAACGGGTTGAAATGGTAGGGTTATTTTCACATCACCATTCAATGTCGTGGGGTTATGTGTATGACCCAGATTCAcgtcaaatttaaaattgataggACTAGGTAAACACAACAAATCAGTAAACTCTTGTAAACAGTTACATGGATAGTAGTATAGCACCTCATCCATGTTCAGCAATGTAGGGGAATCCAAAATCGTAACTAATGTCACATGATTTACAAATCTCCTCGCGAATCGAAAATCAAAAATAGCCAATTAGCTGGCAAGTAAATTATGTTATAGTGGTCTTAATACGACAAATGCATCTTCAGGTTGTACCGGAGTATTGCAAACTCTCAACAAATGTTAGGTGAAGTAGTAAGCTAATCAATCGTCTTCTGAACCAGTGTTGGATTGTACCTCAAGAAAAAGATGGGGAGGTGTGCACTTCATGAATTACACTACCTTGACTTACATTCCTATCATGCCAAAAATTTTTTAACCGAGTAGCAGATGGAGGATTAACCTTAAGCGGGAGGGAAATAGGTTCTTCCATGTTAAATGAACGACAAAGCCTGTGACGTGCCGACACATATGGTACTTTTGTTTTGCAGCTTGCCTGTTCTTGAAAACTGCTTATTGAACCCCTAAGACTAACAACCTGTTACGAATAAGAACAATGAGCATGTTAGAAGTGATCAATCACCAAATGTGGCATGACTAGAAGCAAATTAATGCTAACCTTGGATCAAATCGAAAATCCAATATAAAAGGATTGTATTCAGGTCTTTCCAAAATGTGGAATTCATATAACATTTCTTGCTCAAGAGGAAATTTGAAACCCAACTATAAGggcataataaaataaataaaagtacaGTTGGTGCAAAATCTAAAAGATTAAAATCAACTTACTGCATCAAGGTCCACTTGAGCAATGACAACCTCCACATCTTTCAATGAAAATTGTGAGCCTTGAGCAACCACATCTCCATTCACAACAACACAACTACATCCATCTACCACATCAATTCAAGGAAACAAACAGACAAGTTAACTATATTGATTACATTTTATGTATTCAATCAAAGGGAAGAAAAAAGAAATGTATAAAGTACAAAAACTTAAGAGATACCATAGTATAAACGTCCACCATCACAACCCTGTTGATTGCTGTACATATAAACTCCTCCGCGAGGAGTTTGCGTAGCACCTATAAAAGCACTCATACGAACATCAAGTTTTCTTAGTTGATGGTGACTTCCACTGGCATtcataaacacttcaacaccatTCAAAGAAAGCTCAGCATGAGGTGGATCTGGAGTAAATAGCTCCTCACAAATTTCAGCAGCCACAGTTCTGACAGggaaataaagaattaacataGAACAAATGTCAAAAGTTAATTATAGGAAGACAATTAAAACAATATACGCCAAGGGATTACTCAAGACGTATTGTGCAACAAAATGCGAAAATTCACATAACATACGTGTCCAAGAAATCAATGAATCCATAACCAAAGGGAGCTATCTCTTGAGATATGGCATCTGCAATCGGTAGCTGAAAGTCCACCAATTCTTTTGTCTTCCACGCAGTGAACCAACGGAGCTCTCTATAATTACCATCATTAGCAAGCCACATCTTTGGTCGTATCATGATGACCTTTCTATTCATACAAAGAACTTGACAATTGTAACGTTGTGATCTATAAATTACAGGCATCCCAAAGCTGCATAATATGCCATCTGTCCAATCTCCAAGCAAAAGTTTCTCTAAACATTCCCATCTGCAGTTCCATAGTCAAACATTACAATACGTATCTACTCACAACTTGCAACAATTAATTAAAAGAGGAAGATAGGGTGGTGAAACTTCCAGTTGGAAAGCAATTTACCCAAATCCAAACAACATAAAACTTGATAGGCATATAAAATATCCGCACCATTAATATGACATGGCCTAGATTGCGCTGTTATGTGAAACTTGTTAGTAATATTTAGTAATTCAAAACAAGAAGTCGCATAAGTGGTGACTGCATAAGCAACATTGCCAATTctggaaaattaaaaaagatgttGGGCACAACCAATATGGTGAATTAATCATACCCGATGTCACATGATTTGTTAATCTCCTCGCAAAAACAAATTATGGTCAGTCTTTGTCCATATTTGGGTCATTTTGAGTTATGTTACATTGGGCATACATAATGAATATGTCTTCCCTAGCACAAAATGATAATAGCAcatgaaatttaaaaataaacaatcaaaGTATATTTCATTAACAAAGTTACAAAATATGCAACTTATTAAGAATCAATCATCACTAAGCAAATATATAGAATCGTAATTTGCTAATTCATCAAAGACAAACACAACCACCATCTATCTCTTTGCACTTCCCATACATGGAAATAAAAGCATACCAATTACTCCCTCCTTCCCAAGGAATTTGATACAGTTTTTTCGGTTTCTATATTGAGTTATGGCCTATGACTCACAATTCTATATTTTCATCACATCCTCATATTCTCTTATACACCTTGTTTCCCATCCCTTGAAAAAAACTACTCGGCCTCGTGGCAAAGTGAATAAAGTTTCCTACCAGCTATTAACAACCTAAGGTCCTCAATAACTTATGAAACTTTAACTAAAGTAACCTCATTGCTTTCACATGATTCGATTGAAACTAATTGGGACAGCCTAAAAAAGAATATGTAAGCAACTAATTTAGGATGAAGAAAACACAATTGTGATGGAAATTTGGGGGCACGCAAAATTTATAATGGacccaaataatgttgtattaCATTGTACTGAATACAAATAATTGTCAACGTCATAAATCGTACAAATTTGTTTTTGGTGGGACACTTGTTCCACACAGATATACctatctcctattttttatgtGAGCTCGTGTCTCATAGTACTCTCACAACTCTTGTATTTTTGTGTATGGTGAGCTCATGTCTCGCCTTTCTTATATTTGATTGGCTTACTCACCACTCTTGGTGTGTGATTGCTGTGAGCATCTACATCTCCCCTTACAACCATTATTCAACTGTTCAATTGTAATCTAAACTTTTCGAAACTCACCTATCATGGGCTTAATAATTGGGAGATAATTCACCATTATACTAgattttcaaattatatttcaACATTTTACTCATAATTCATCAATAAGTTAAAGTATTAACCATAAAAAATATGCATAGATAAGCTCAAAATCAAAAGAATGAAGTAGTGAACAATCATCAAACATAACAAAAGTGCTACCCTGATTAACTCcaccaaaattttaaaaaatgggaAGAAGTTAAAAAACGAAAAAGGAGAAGAATTTACGCATGATCAATAGTTTCTTGCTCTAAAAAATGATCTTCGCAGCCATAACCAGTGATTTCAAGTTCAGGACCTAATCGAATAACAGCACCAGCATTTTTAGCCCTGGTGATTGATTCTTGTATGTTTTTCAAATTGCAGTCGAAATCCATTGCCCATTGATTCAAATTACATGTTGCCACTTTCAACAATCTCATTATTACTGTGCAGATTTTTAGCCCAGATAAAAAATATTAGGAATTAGGAAGGGTTGAAATAATGGCGGCGGGATTTTATATAAGGGATAATCAAACAAGGAGAAATTCCAGTGAATTGGGAAAATTCCTTCGATGGATTCAAACTCAAACCTAACTACAACGGCGTAGAAGTCGAACTTCAGAAGCCGTGGgttttggattttattttttacggTGATTTTCAGCGGTTAATAAAAGGTATAAATATACAGGAATTCTTGTATGCGGCGTCAGGAGCAGGGGCTGGTAAGACGGCGGCAGCGGCAGCGGCAGCGGCAGCGGCAGCGGCAGCGGCAGCGGCAGTAGCTGGGGTAGGCGGCGGGCCGGTGGCGGGAGTGTCCTGTGGGTGTAGcggcagtttttttttttcagaatatTATCTGTTAGAGAAGGGGAGAGGTAATTGAGAGAATTCTGATCCCGATTCTTaaatatcgccacccttttcattttatcgctacCTCTGcaaataaaattacgaatttgcccttgatttttaaaaaattacaattttgccactcatttcaaatttcttatttataataataataatattaataataattataataataattattattattattatatcaataacaataataataataattaacttttttatattctttaaaaaaatataaataaaaataataataattacagtaataataataataataataacaataataaaattaaaaataataattattattgaaaaagaaaaaaaaagaaattggagtcgcccagaaccgggcgattgaaccggggtccaatcgcccggttctgggcgattcccatttctttttttttctttttggaaaatttaaataataataataataataataataataataataatattattattattattattattattaataacattaataacaacaacaattagtGGTTCCCATGACATTAATTATGAATTGGTGGTTCCCATgacatttattaataataagcCTTAATAAAGGACATTCAAAGATTTACTCCTATTAGCATTGGGAATACATTAACGTTAAGATGCGCTCAGTCTCCCATACATTAACGTTAAGATTTactcctattattattattattattattattattattattatttaaattttccaaaaagaaaaaaaaagaaatgggaGTCGCCCAGgaccgggcgattggaccccggttcaatcgcccggttctgggcgactcccatttctttttttttttgaataattatattatttttaattttattattgttgttattattattattattactgttattattattaattttatttatatttttttaaagaatataaaaaagttaattattattattattgttattattattattattattattattattattattataaataagaaatttgaaatgagtggcaaaattgtaattttttaaaaatcaggggcaaatttgtaatttccttaaggaggggtggcgataaaatgaaaatgggtggcgaagtttagcaACACCCATTCTGATTTTGTTCGAGTGAAATGCGCCTTCTTCCCTATTCTGAATTtcgattttgtttattaattttcacAGCGGCACGTGCCAGGGTGACATAAATAAA harbors:
- the LOC130800785 gene encoding glutamine-dependent NAD(+) synthetase; protein product: MRLLKVATCNLNQWAMDFDCNLKNIQESITRAKNAGAVIRLGPELEITGYGCEDHFLEQETIDHAWECLEKLLLGDWTDGILCSFGMPVIYRSQRYNCQVLCMNRKVIMIRPKMWLANDGNYRELRWFTAWKTKELVDFQLPIADAISQEIAPFGYGFIDFLDTTVAAEICEELFTPDPPHAELSLNGVEVFMNASGSHHQLRKLDVRMSAFIGATQTPRGGVYMYSNQQGCDGGRLYYDGCSCVVVNGDVVAQGSQFSLKDVEVVIAQVDLDAVVSLRGSISSFQEQASCKTKVPYVSARHRLCRSFNMEEPISLPLKIKYHEPEEEIAFGPACWLWDYLRRSGASGFLLPLSGGADSSSVAAIVGCMCQLVVQEIENGDEQVKMDAIRIGQYPEGQFPSDSKEFAKRIFYTVFMGTQNSSVATRSRAKILADEIGSWHLDVCIDGVISALLTLFQTLTGKRPRYKVDGGSNAENLGLQNIQARIRMVLAFMLASLMPWVHSKSGFYLVLGSSNVDEALRGYLTKYDCSAADINPIGSISKTDLRAFLRWAAVHLGYSSLAEVEAAPPTAELEPIRSDYTQLDEVDMGMTYEELSVYGRLRKVFRRGPVSMFKDLCFKWGSKLTPSEIGEKVKYFFKYYSINRHKMTVLTPSYHAESYSPEDNRFDLRQFLYNSRWPFQFRKIDELVNEMNGDKVLLAGSDDNDKPGLVSDHVGGMGVAAAGSGNPNVGF